The DNA segment GGTCCTCGGTGTCCCGGTTGTGCAGGCGGATGAGCCCGATTTTGCGGAGCAGCGTGGCCATTTTAGGCTCGGCGCCGGCGGGGGGCTCCCCTCGGCTCCTGCCCCCGGGGCCCGAGAGtcggggcgcggggggcgcggggcggcGGCGACGGACGAGCGCTCAGCGGGGCGCGGCGCGGGCCACCCCCGGCGCCGGCGGCCGTGGCGCAGCCGAGTGGGCAGCACGCGCGCTCGCCGGCCGCGGTGTCGCCGCTGTCATATGACGGGGCCCGCTCCGGCTCGGGCTCCGGCCGCCAGGCGAGGGGAGGCGTGGAGGGGACGCGGCAGCGGCTGGtcgtcccccccgcccccttccccggCCGGTCCCTGGGCGCAGCCCCCGGGAGCCCGGCGTCCGCGGTCCTTTGTGCGCGGCCGCGGCCGGACCGGCCTGGAGTCCGAGCGCCGCGCCGGGGCGCGCAGAGCCGTCCGCAGCGCCCCGGAGGCAGCTAGGTGGCCGCGGGCTCGCGCCGTGCGCGCCCGCCGGACCGTGCCGCGCTGGCGGCTACCGCGGGGCCCCGGCCGCTGCCGCTCGcgtcgccgccgccgctgcgGCTGCTGACATTGCAGAGGCGGCTGCTCCGTCTGAGCCGATCGCGGCGCGGAGGGGGCGGCCCTgccggccgggggggggggggcgcgcggggcggAGCCGCGGGCTTGCCTGCGCCgagccgcccccgc comes from the Prionailurus bengalensis isolate Pbe53 chromosome A1, Fcat_Pben_1.1_paternal_pri, whole genome shotgun sequence genome and includes:
- the LOC122480187 gene encoding basic proline-rich protein-like; protein product: MKAFPPPVPQSPPPPAGDCCVGHWAPSGPRRPRKQVAFYPSPTPLPLRIALTRLSEVGGSRPGGAAASPHPGPKAPEPPPPPPPATPAGARAPPLPPLSAVARLPRAARPRAAAPPPGARPARRAPLSPPSGRGVSPREPGGGRAAGAARRRQARGSAPRAPPPPAGRAAPSAPRSAQTEQPPLQCQQPQRRRRRERQRPGPRGSRQRGTVRRARTARARGHLAASGALRTALRAPARRSDSRPVRPRPRTKDRGRRAPGGCAQGPAGEGGGGDDQPLPRPLHASPRLAAGARAGAGPVI